One window of Nitrospirota bacterium genomic DNA carries:
- a CDS encoding sensor histidine kinase, which yields MNREVRQGFIAAGVSTATVVLFVLDLHTPLTLATHVLYIVPVLLALFSPVRWFPVTVAIVVTVLTAIGGIWSPHLYDIPLWIPLVNHLLSGVVIWMPVWFSFQRRKHEEELQQLNEALDRRVQDRTKELALVNESLVVEVAERMQTEQSLEFSRQELQQLASRLLRVQEEERRRISRDLHDDINQRLALLVMEIEAVEHQLSSSPAHVGRAVRAMQDRVVELSEDVRHLAYQFHPSILDDLGLPIALQRLVDDFSARSHVQGVFQHKNIPDVVPQEIATCLYRVVQESLNNVARHAQASRVGVELILLRSELTVMITDDGIGFVSERSVNGGQGLGLLSMKERVALVQGTLQIVSAVGGGTTVQVVVPVLEEDE from the coding sequence ATGAACAGAGAGGTTCGACAAGGATTCATTGCGGCCGGTGTCTCAACAGCGACGGTCGTGCTCTTTGTCTTGGATCTTCACACGCCGCTGACTCTGGCCACTCATGTGCTCTATATCGTGCCGGTCCTGCTGGCGCTATTTTCTCCGGTTCGGTGGTTTCCTGTTACGGTTGCCATCGTGGTAACTGTATTGACGGCCATCGGGGGCATCTGGAGTCCTCACCTGTATGACATTCCCCTCTGGATCCCGTTGGTCAATCACCTGCTCAGTGGCGTCGTGATTTGGATGCCGGTCTGGTTCTCCTTCCAACGGCGCAAGCATGAAGAGGAGTTGCAACAACTCAACGAAGCGTTGGATAGGCGTGTGCAGGATCGGACGAAAGAGCTGGCATTGGTCAACGAATCATTGGTGGTTGAAGTGGCTGAACGGATGCAAACCGAGCAGTCGCTCGAGTTCAGCCGGCAAGAGCTGCAGCAGTTGGCATCTCGTCTGTTGCGGGTGCAGGAGGAAGAGCGTCGCCGTATCTCCCGCGACCTCCATGATGATATCAATCAACGGCTCGCACTTCTTGTCATGGAGATCGAAGCGGTGGAACATCAGCTGAGTTCCTCACCGGCTCATGTGGGCCGAGCCGTTCGAGCGATGCAAGATCGGGTCGTGGAGTTGTCGGAGGATGTGCGTCATTTGGCCTATCAGTTCCATCCATCTATTCTTGATGACCTTGGCCTTCCGATCGCGCTGCAGCGTTTAGTGGACGATTTCTCCGCTCGAAGCCACGTCCAAGGGGTCTTTCAGCATAAGAACATTCCAGATGTCGTTCCTCAGGAGATTGCGACCTGTCTCTATCGCGTGGTCCAAGAAAGTCTGAACAACGTGGCTCGTCATGCGCAGGCATCGCGAGTAGGTGTGGAGTTGATCCTGTTGCGATCGGAGTTGACGGTCATGATTACGGATGATGGAATAGGGTTTGTTTCCGAACGATCTGTGAACGGCGGACAGGGACTGGGGTTGCTGAGTATGAAAGAGCGCGTCGCTCTGGTTCAGGGGACCCTGCAGATTGTCTCTGCCGTGGGAGGTGGCACCACGGTACAGGTGGTGGTGCCCGTGCTGG
- a CDS encoding riboflavin synthase, with product MFTGIVEELGAIISIEKTLVGTRMTVLASTVMGDLKIGDSISVNGTCLTVVSKSEHNFSVEVSPETLSVTSLGELTAGAPLNLERAMKLNERLGGHLVAGHVDGIGTVRSRQQDGNAILFMIEAPPEVLRHCIVKGSVTVDGISLTINQVTDRGFSVSIIPHTAKVTTLGLKQVGDQVNLESDLIGKYVERLLQERGQVPTKPTPVIDKDYLQKRGLL from the coding sequence ATGTTCACAGGTATCGTAGAAGAGCTTGGCGCCATCATCTCGATCGAGAAGACTCTCGTCGGAACGAGGATGACGGTTCTGGCTTCAACCGTCATGGGCGACCTCAAAATCGGGGACAGCATCAGCGTGAACGGCACCTGTCTGACCGTGGTGAGCAAGAGCGAGCACAACTTCTCCGTGGAGGTGTCCCCCGAAACCCTGTCCGTGACCAGCCTTGGAGAACTCACTGCAGGCGCGCCGCTGAACTTGGAACGAGCGATGAAGCTGAACGAACGGCTCGGCGGGCATTTGGTGGCAGGTCATGTGGACGGCATCGGCACGGTTCGGAGCCGCCAGCAGGATGGGAACGCCATCCTGTTCATGATCGAAGCTCCGCCGGAGGTTCTGCGCCATTGTATTGTGAAGGGGTCCGTCACCGTGGACGGCATCAGCCTGACGATCAACCAGGTGACTGATCGTGGCTTCTCTGTTTCGATTATTCCACACACGGCGAAGGTCACGACTCTGGGCCTCAAGCAAGTCGGCGATCAGGTCAACCTCGAATCGGACTTGATCGGGAAATACGTCGAACGATTATTACAAGAAAGGGGACAGGTTCCGACCAAACCAACCCCGGTCATCGACAAAGACTACCTCCAGAAGCGCGGACTCCTCTAA
- a CDS encoding MFS transporter, whose translation MTTSRSFTLLCTVGVFCFISYNMVRMPVLALFAESLGASPERIGLIVSVSTLTGVFLKLPSGALSDIYGRRFLLQIGVVAFGLPPFLYPWVTDLDWLTALRFFHGLATAIFAPSALATVADLYRERRGAALGTYTASTQSGALLGPLIGGYLIYASGFPAAFMTAGLFGCIAIAIFYSLHLTPPPPRIQEKGMAPLLAEMWKGFRVVAKNRKVLITSSTDAAKMIANGALMAFLPLYGISIGLNPGEVGLLFTVQALTSLVSKPIMGRVSDRVGRQPLIVIGLVICAATFVCIPQVSMFWLLLLLSAGFGFGEAVVSSSSSALVADSSEFKTLGAGMGMQGTIGDIGHASGPLLAGVLIAHLNYANAFAIIAGLQLIAAALFWMTVRRT comes from the coding sequence ATGACGACGTCACGCAGTTTCACCCTGCTCTGCACCGTCGGCGTGTTTTGCTTCATCAGCTACAACATGGTCCGGATGCCGGTGTTGGCCTTGTTCGCAGAGTCGCTCGGGGCCAGTCCTGAACGGATCGGGCTAATCGTGTCGGTCTCCACATTGACCGGGGTGTTCCTCAAGTTGCCGTCCGGCGCCCTGTCAGACATCTACGGACGGCGGTTTCTCTTGCAGATCGGCGTGGTCGCCTTCGGGCTTCCACCGTTTCTCTATCCCTGGGTCACGGATCTCGATTGGCTGACCGCCCTGCGCTTCTTTCATGGGCTCGCCACTGCGATCTTCGCACCCAGTGCGCTGGCGACTGTGGCAGATCTCTATCGAGAACGACGCGGTGCGGCGCTCGGGACCTACACGGCCTCGACGCAATCCGGTGCGTTGCTCGGTCCCCTCATTGGCGGCTATCTGATCTACGCATCGGGATTTCCCGCTGCGTTTATGACGGCCGGCCTCTTCGGCTGCATCGCCATTGCCATTTTCTATAGCCTGCACCTCACGCCGCCGCCTCCGCGTATTCAAGAAAAGGGGATGGCACCGCTGTTGGCGGAGATGTGGAAGGGTTTCAGGGTCGTCGCCAAGAATCGCAAGGTCCTCATTACCAGCTCGACCGACGCAGCCAAGATGATTGCGAACGGGGCCTTGATGGCCTTCCTCCCTCTCTATGGGATCTCGATAGGCTTGAATCCAGGAGAAGTCGGGCTGCTGTTTACGGTCCAGGCCCTCACGTCGCTTGTGTCGAAGCCGATTATGGGTCGGGTGTCCGATCGCGTCGGGCGTCAGCCGCTCATCGTTATCGGCCTCGTGATTTGCGCAGCGACCTTCGTCTGTATCCCTCAGGTGTCGATGTTCTGGCTACTCTTGTTGCTCTCGGCGGGCTTTGGATTCGGCGAAGCCGTCGTCTCGTCCTCCTCGTCCGCGTTGGTCGCCGATAGTTCTGAGTTCAAGACGCTTGGGGCAGGGATGGGTATGCAAGGAACGATCGGAGACATCGGCCATGCCAGTGGGCCGCTATTGGCAGGGGTGCTGATTGCGCACCTGAACTATGCCAACGCCTTTGCGATCATCGCGGGACTGCAACTCATTGCCGCTGCGCTGTTCTGGATGACGGTGAGACGAACATAG
- the ribD gene encoding bifunctional diaminohydroxyphosphoribosylaminopyrimidine deaminase/5-amino-6-(5-phosphoribosylamino)uracil reductase RibD, protein MTATTTHLHFMTLALRLAAKGLGQTSPNPMVGALVVKNGRIVGRGYHHGPGQPHAEILALNQAGSRAKGATLYVTLEPCCHLLKRTPPCVPIVIKSGVRTVVVAMTDPNPPVNGRGVAALRRAGMTVTTGVAREEAMQMNRAYLHWVKTGRPFVILKAGMTLDGKVATAMGESRWITGPLARQDAHRLRSQVDAVIVGVGTVLKDNPTLTARLSDRPLRLATGQPLRVVLDSTIRTPTKARVCAKQDQARTLIVTTSRASELRRRGLELAGVEVVALPLKNRQVSFPALMTMLGKRGITSVLIEGGSTVNATALREKLVNRIRFYLAPILMGGQDAKAVIGGRSPKRLAQALPLRHVTVRRIGEDLVVEGDL, encoded by the coding sequence GTGACCGCGACCACGACGCACCTCCACTTCATGACCCTGGCGCTTCGCCTTGCGGCGAAGGGCCTGGGTCAGACCAGCCCGAATCCCATGGTCGGGGCCCTCGTGGTCAAGAACGGTCGCATCGTCGGCCGCGGGTATCACCACGGACCAGGGCAACCTCACGCAGAAATTCTTGCGCTCAATCAAGCAGGGTCTCGTGCCAAGGGCGCGACGCTCTACGTCACGCTTGAACCCTGTTGTCACCTCCTCAAGCGAACTCCACCCTGCGTACCGATAGTGATCAAGTCCGGAGTGCGAACGGTGGTGGTGGCGATGACCGATCCGAATCCTCCAGTGAACGGTCGTGGTGTTGCGGCCTTACGCCGTGCCGGGATGACGGTGACGACTGGTGTTGCACGAGAAGAAGCCATGCAGATGAATCGCGCCTATCTCCATTGGGTAAAGACCGGCCGTCCCTTCGTCATCCTGAAAGCCGGGATGACATTGGATGGAAAGGTGGCCACGGCGATGGGCGAGTCTCGCTGGATTACTGGTCCGCTTGCTCGGCAAGACGCGCATCGACTGCGGAGTCAGGTGGATGCGGTGATCGTCGGGGTCGGTACCGTGCTCAAGGATAATCCCACTCTCACCGCTCGACTCTCAGATCGCCCGCTGAGGCTGGCCACGGGGCAACCGTTACGTGTCGTGCTCGACAGCACAATCAGGACGCCGACGAAGGCAAGGGTCTGTGCCAAGCAGGACCAGGCGAGGACCTTGATCGTGACGACGAGTCGTGCCTCAGAATTACGCCGTCGCGGACTCGAATTGGCAGGGGTTGAGGTGGTCGCTCTTCCGCTAAAGAACCGACAGGTCTCCTTCCCGGCGCTTATGACGATGCTGGGCAAGCGTGGAATCACGTCGGTGCTCATCGAGGGAGGCAGTACCGTCAATGCCACAGCGTTACGTGAGAAACTCGTCAATCGCATCCGGTTCTATCTTGCGCCCATTCTTATGGGAGGCCAGGACGCGAAGGCGGTGATCGGGGGGCGGAGTCCGAAACGTTTGGCCCAAGCATTGCCTTTACGTCACGTCACGGTTCGCCGCATCGGGGAAGATCTGGTTGTGGAAGGAGATCTGTGA
- the ppdK gene encoding pyruvate, phosphate dikinase → MAKKYVYYFGDGKAEGTSNMKELLGGKGAGLAEMTNLGISVPPGFTISTEACVEYYKNGKQYPPGMWDAALKSLKRVERSMGMGFGDPERPLLVSVRSGARASMPGMMDTVLNVGLTTKTVEGLAAKTRNERFAQDSYRRFVSMYGSIVMGVQREHFEAILKQKKAEVGVTHETHLDARHLRELVASFKALIKEETKKEFPDEPLEQLRLAVNAVFSSWFGARSVTYRRLYGIPDSWGTAINVVAMVFGNMGETSGTGVAFTRDPATGDKNFFGECLMNAQGEDVVAGIRTPLPVNALAKNVPEAYKELEHTYKKLEKHYRDMLDLEFTIQEGKLYMLQTRVGKRTGISAVKIAVDMVREGLISKQEAVQRVGPEQLAQYLYPIFDTKEESKSNPLGKGLPAGPGAAAGKIALTPDKAVTMKAAGTRVVLVRQETSPDDIHGMNAAAGFLTARGGMTSHAAVVARQMGKVCVAGCDAVEVLDAQSVRIGAKVFREGDYLSINGSTGNVYEGDLPVVESEIIQVIQGKLDPKQSDKYQRFALILSWADSVRTLRVRANADVPDQAKIARGFGAEGIGLCRTEHMFFAEDRIPIMQKMILARTKEEREKFLDQLLPLQKQDFIGLYREMAGFPVTIRLLDPPLHEFLPKREDLMVEIAQLELTGRDGARLEEKRRLLARVEELHEFNPMLGLRGCRLGITMPEITCMQARAIMEAACELAKEGKKIVPEIMIPLVGMVSEMKAQKDLIREIAQETMKRYNVKLTYLVGTMIELPRAAVTADRIATEAEFFSFGTNDLTQTTFGFSRDDAAKFIDFYQTSNILDADPFAVLDREGVGALMKQAIAGGRKSRPGIKLGICGEHGGDPSSVEFCHQLGLDYVSCSPYRVGIARLAAAHAALAEAGASAVPSPRKRSVPRTKAKKTTTKKAAKSTKTKSAPQPRSRSRVTRKKR, encoded by the coding sequence GTGGCAAAGAAATACGTGTACTACTTCGGTGACGGCAAAGCCGAAGGGACCTCCAATATGAAAGAGCTCCTCGGCGGGAAGGGCGCTGGCCTGGCGGAGATGACGAATCTTGGCATCTCCGTTCCGCCCGGCTTCACGATTTCTACCGAGGCCTGCGTGGAATATTATAAGAACGGGAAACAGTATCCTCCCGGCATGTGGGACGCCGCGCTGAAGTCACTGAAGCGGGTCGAACGGTCGATGGGGATGGGGTTCGGCGATCCTGAGCGGCCGCTGCTGGTCTCGGTCCGGTCCGGCGCCAGGGCTTCGATGCCGGGCATGATGGATACGGTCCTGAATGTCGGTCTCACCACTAAGACGGTCGAGGGGTTGGCGGCAAAAACACGCAACGAGCGGTTTGCCCAGGACAGTTATCGGCGGTTTGTGTCCATGTACGGCAGCATCGTCATGGGTGTGCAGCGCGAACATTTCGAAGCGATCCTCAAGCAGAAAAAGGCCGAAGTCGGTGTGACACACGAGACCCATCTCGATGCGAGGCACCTTCGTGAGTTGGTCGCCAGCTTCAAGGCGCTCATCAAGGAAGAGACCAAGAAAGAGTTCCCCGACGAGCCGCTTGAGCAACTTCGTTTGGCGGTCAACGCCGTCTTTTCGTCCTGGTTCGGTGCGCGGTCCGTTACCTATCGGCGTCTCTATGGGATTCCCGATTCCTGGGGCACGGCGATCAATGTGGTGGCGATGGTATTCGGCAACATGGGAGAAACGAGTGGAACCGGTGTCGCGTTCACGCGCGATCCGGCAACCGGCGATAAGAACTTTTTCGGCGAGTGCTTGATGAATGCTCAGGGCGAGGATGTTGTGGCCGGCATCAGGACTCCGCTGCCAGTGAATGCGCTCGCGAAGAATGTGCCTGAGGCCTACAAGGAGCTGGAGCACACCTATAAGAAGCTCGAAAAACATTACCGGGATATGCTCGATTTGGAGTTTACGATCCAAGAGGGCAAGCTCTACATGCTCCAGACCAGGGTCGGCAAACGGACTGGCATTTCTGCTGTAAAAATTGCAGTCGACATGGTGAGAGAGGGCCTCATCTCGAAGCAGGAAGCGGTGCAGCGGGTCGGGCCTGAACAATTGGCGCAATATCTCTATCCGATTTTTGACACGAAAGAAGAGTCGAAATCCAATCCGCTGGGGAAGGGACTCCCTGCCGGTCCTGGCGCAGCAGCCGGGAAAATCGCCTTGACTCCCGATAAGGCCGTGACGATGAAAGCGGCTGGCACCCGTGTGGTGTTGGTTCGCCAGGAAACGAGCCCGGACGATATTCATGGGATGAACGCGGCGGCGGGATTCTTGACGGCACGAGGCGGGATGACCTCTCACGCGGCAGTGGTCGCCCGGCAAATGGGCAAGGTCTGTGTCGCCGGCTGCGATGCGGTGGAAGTGCTGGATGCCCAGTCCGTTCGTATCGGCGCCAAGGTGTTTCGGGAGGGGGATTATCTTTCGATCAATGGTTCGACCGGCAATGTGTATGAAGGGGACTTGCCCGTCGTCGAATCTGAAATCATTCAAGTGATTCAGGGCAAGTTGGACCCGAAGCAGTCGGACAAGTATCAGCGGTTTGCGTTGATACTGTCATGGGCCGACAGCGTCAGAACACTTCGCGTCCGTGCGAATGCCGATGTGCCGGATCAGGCGAAAATCGCGCGTGGATTCGGAGCGGAAGGCATTGGCCTCTGCCGGACAGAACATATGTTCTTCGCCGAGGATCGCATCCCGATCATGCAGAAGATGATCCTGGCACGGACCAAAGAGGAGCGGGAAAAGTTTCTTGATCAGCTCCTGCCGCTGCAAAAACAGGATTTTATCGGGCTCTATCGCGAGATGGCGGGTTTCCCGGTGACCATTCGTCTCCTCGATCCGCCGTTGCATGAATTTCTGCCGAAACGTGAAGACTTGATGGTGGAGATTGCGCAGTTGGAATTGACCGGGCGCGACGGAGCCAGGCTCGAAGAGAAGCGCCGGTTGCTGGCCCGCGTCGAGGAACTCCACGAGTTCAATCCGATGCTCGGGCTCCGCGGCTGCCGGCTCGGGATTACGATGCCGGAGATTACCTGCATGCAGGCGCGGGCCATCATGGAAGCCGCCTGTGAGCTGGCGAAAGAAGGGAAGAAGATCGTCCCGGAGATCATGATCCCACTAGTGGGGATGGTCTCGGAAATGAAGGCACAGAAAGACTTGATCCGAGAAATCGCGCAGGAGACGATGAAGCGGTATAACGTGAAGCTCACATATCTTGTGGGCACGATGATCGAGTTGCCACGGGCTGCCGTCACGGCGGATCGTATTGCGACCGAGGCGGAGTTCTTTTCATTCGGGACGAATGACTTGACCCAAACGACGTTCGGATTCTCCCGCGACGATGCCGCGAAATTCATCGATTTTTATCAAACCAGCAATATTCTGGACGCGGATCCCTTCGCGGTGCTCGATCGAGAAGGGGTGGGGGCCTTGATGAAGCAGGCCATCGCCGGCGGGCGGAAGAGCCGCCCAGGGATCAAGCTTGGCATTTGCGGTGAACATGGCGGCGATCCCAGTTCCGTGGAGTTCTGCCATCAACTTGGATTGGATTATGTGAGTTGTTCGCCCTATCGTGTCGGCATTGCGCGGCTTGCGGCGGCCCATGCGGCCTTAGCCGAAGCGGGCGCGAGCGCTGTCCCTTCTCCGCGCAAGCGGTCAGTGCCGCGTACGAAGGCGAAGAAGACGACGACGAAGAAGGCGGCGAAATCCACGAAGACGAAGTCGGCTCCGCAGCCTCGCAGCCGATCGCGCGTCACGCGCAAGAAGCGGTGA
- the glyS gene encoding glycine--tRNA ligase subunit beta yields MTKKTQPSRGPVPPAKKIIRPSPVKAAELLLEIGVEELPYQFIAPALATLKEAAEQLFKDHRLAFQSVRTLGTPRRLTLVVEGLATLQLSMAKEAMGPSKSVAFDPAGQPTRAATGFAAGQGVAVHELQVRQTPKGEYLFAVKQELGRPTKVVLGELLPLLIAKLSFPKAMKWNTTGVRFARPVRWLVVVYGGVTLPIEAAGITAGNKTLGHRVLGSSKGFVVRDSGSYLKGLERQGVTPDPQRRRHMIEEQIATLCKKSGLSLNVDADLLDQAVYTTECPNAIIGSFKPAYLEVPQEILITSMKEHQGFFSLMHKETGKLVPHFIAVTNNRAKDMGLIREGNERVLAARLADAKFFFDEDRKVTLEDRVPKLAGVTFQQKLGTMEKKQQRVKELAGFIASTVRPQDDELKQACERAAGLCKADLLTGVVGEFPELQGIMGGEYAKHGGESDAVSQAIREQYLPRSIEGELPKTIAGQVLSLADRLDSIAAFFYVGLVPTGSEDPFALRRNATAVVRIILEGNLRIDLGSYVDIARNLVIGDGFKGGADSAEDGRRRMTEFLFERVRHYARVVHGLRDDVIEAVLKQAHGKTLDLVDLVQRMKALEAVTTKPEFDPLIVGFKRAHRLVEKEKWERQPVDNARFEHPTESALYQATVDERAKLMSGMKRGDYSQALDALVRLKPAIDAFFAAVMVNAEDQAVRSNRLSLLQEVDDFFNSFADFSQIVVQGG; encoded by the coding sequence ATGACAAAGAAGACTCAACCGTCTCGCGGCCCTGTCCCTCCTGCGAAAAAGATAATCCGCCCTTCCCCTGTGAAGGCTGCCGAGTTGTTGCTTGAGATTGGCGTGGAAGAACTGCCCTATCAGTTTATCGCGCCTGCGTTGGCAACATTGAAAGAGGCAGCGGAACAGTTATTCAAGGACCACCGCCTCGCGTTTCAATCTGTTCGCACCTTGGGGACGCCACGACGGTTGACCTTGGTGGTTGAGGGCCTGGCGACGTTGCAACTCTCGATGGCCAAGGAAGCGATGGGGCCTTCGAAGTCGGTGGCGTTCGATCCAGCTGGTCAGCCGACCAGAGCGGCAACGGGATTTGCTGCAGGGCAAGGGGTCGCGGTCCATGAACTGCAAGTGCGTCAGACTCCGAAGGGGGAATATCTGTTTGCGGTGAAGCAAGAGCTGGGTCGGCCAACCAAGGTGGTTCTGGGAGAACTTCTTCCACTGTTGATCGCGAAACTGTCGTTCCCCAAAGCGATGAAATGGAATACCACCGGCGTTCGGTTTGCTCGTCCAGTACGGTGGCTGGTGGTAGTCTATGGAGGGGTCACGCTTCCGATCGAAGCTGCGGGGATTACCGCCGGCAACAAGACGCTCGGCCATCGCGTCTTAGGGAGCTCGAAGGGGTTCGTGGTTCGGGACTCCGGGTCCTATCTGAAGGGGCTTGAACGGCAAGGCGTCACTCCAGATCCCCAGCGTCGCCGCCATATGATCGAAGAACAGATTGCGACTCTCTGCAAAAAATCAGGGCTCTCGTTGAATGTCGACGCGGACTTGTTGGATCAGGCGGTCTATACGACCGAATGTCCCAACGCCATTATCGGTTCCTTTAAGCCTGCCTATTTAGAAGTGCCGCAAGAGATTCTGATTACCTCGATGAAGGAACATCAGGGGTTCTTTTCCTTGATGCACAAAGAGACCGGGAAGCTCGTCCCCCATTTCATCGCGGTGACGAACAATCGAGCTAAAGATATGGGATTGATTCGCGAAGGCAACGAACGGGTCCTGGCTGCGCGCCTGGCCGACGCGAAGTTCTTTTTTGACGAAGACCGGAAGGTCACACTCGAGGACCGGGTGCCGAAGCTGGCCGGGGTCACATTTCAGCAGAAGCTCGGCACGATGGAGAAAAAACAGCAACGGGTCAAGGAACTGGCTGGCTTCATTGCGTCGACGGTGCGACCGCAGGACGACGAGCTCAAACAGGCTTGCGAGAGGGCCGCGGGGCTGTGCAAGGCGGATCTTCTGACGGGTGTCGTCGGTGAGTTTCCTGAGTTGCAGGGCATCATGGGGGGTGAGTACGCGAAGCATGGCGGTGAATCCGATGCGGTGAGTCAGGCCATCAGAGAGCAATATCTGCCGCGTTCGATTGAAGGTGAGTTGCCCAAGACTATCGCAGGTCAAGTGCTGTCGTTGGCCGATCGGCTGGATTCGATTGCGGCCTTCTTCTATGTGGGACTCGTGCCGACCGGATCGGAAGATCCCTTTGCCTTGCGTCGGAATGCCACGGCCGTTGTCAGGATCATTCTTGAGGGAAACCTGCGCATCGACCTGGGGAGTTATGTCGATATCGCGAGAAACCTCGTCATCGGTGATGGATTCAAAGGGGGAGCGGACTCTGCCGAAGATGGCCGCCGCCGGATGACAGAATTTCTTTTCGAACGGGTTCGGCACTATGCCAGAGTTGTCCATGGGTTACGCGACGATGTCATCGAAGCGGTGCTCAAGCAGGCGCACGGCAAGACGCTCGACCTCGTCGATCTTGTGCAGAGAATGAAAGCGCTTGAGGCTGTGACCACTAAGCCGGAATTCGATCCGTTGATCGTCGGCTTCAAACGCGCGCACCGGCTGGTCGAGAAAGAGAAGTGGGAGCGTCAGCCGGTCGATAACGCGCGGTTCGAACATCCCACTGAGTCGGCGTTGTACCAGGCTACGGTGGATGAGCGGGCCAAGCTTATGTCCGGGATGAAGCGGGGTGACTATAGCCAGGCTCTGGACGCGCTGGTGCGTTTGAAGCCTGCCATCGATGCGTTCTTTGCGGCAGTCATGGTCAATGCCGAGGATCAGGCTGTCCGGAGTAATCGGTTGTCGTTGCTCCAAGAAGTGGATGACTTCTTTAACTCATTCGCGGACTTTTCGCAGATTGTGGTACAAGGGGGATAG
- a CDS encoding glycine--tRNA ligase subunit alpha, translating to MNYQDLILTLHHYWADQGCVIHQPYDLEMGAGTFHPATFLRSLGPEPWRAAYPQPCRRPTDGRYGENPNRMQHYYQYQVVLKPAPDNIQALYLESLAQLGIDPKQHDIRFIQDDWESPTLGAWGLGWEVRLDGMEITQFTYFQEIGGIELNPITVEITYGTERIAMYLQQVNNVFDLAWNDSVTYGDIHHETEVQFSTYNFEEGDVAMLMATFQSFEGECKRLLANREKWLTLPAYEFCIKSSHLFNLLDARGAISVAERTGYIARVRALARQCAERYIEERAAMGHPLLNRGGERDGAKSATSRVRTTVRRA from the coding sequence GTGAACTACCAGGATCTCATTCTCACATTGCATCATTACTGGGCCGACCAAGGTTGTGTGATCCATCAACCCTACGATCTCGAAATGGGTGCCGGGACCTTCCATCCAGCCACATTTCTTCGGTCCCTTGGTCCGGAACCCTGGCGAGCTGCCTATCCCCAACCCTGTCGCCGTCCCACGGATGGGCGATATGGCGAAAATCCGAATCGCATGCAGCACTACTACCAGTATCAGGTTGTCTTGAAGCCGGCTCCGGACAACATTCAAGCGTTGTATCTGGAGAGCCTGGCCCAATTGGGGATTGATCCGAAGCAGCACGACATCCGGTTCATTCAAGACGACTGGGAGTCTCCTACGTTGGGTGCCTGGGGCCTGGGCTGGGAGGTGCGTCTCGATGGGATGGAGATCACGCAGTTCACCTACTTTCAGGAAATCGGCGGGATCGAGCTGAATCCCATTACCGTTGAAATCACGTACGGGACCGAACGCATCGCGATGTATCTGCAACAAGTGAATAACGTTTTCGACCTCGCCTGGAACGATTCAGTCACGTACGGAGATATCCATCACGAAACCGAAGTGCAGTTCTCGACCTATAATTTCGAAGAAGGCGATGTGGCGATGCTCATGGCCACGTTTCAATCGTTCGAGGGAGAATGCAAACGGCTGCTGGCGAATCGCGAGAAGTGGTTGACCCTTCCGGCCTACGAATTCTGTATCAAGTCCTCGCACCTCTTCAACCTACTCGATGCCCGGGGAGCCATCAGCGTGGCAGAACGAACAGGCTATATCGCCAGGGTTCGTGCGCTGGCGCGCCAATGTGCCGAACGCTATATCGAAGAGCGAGCGGCGATGGGGCATCCGCTGCTCAATCGAGGCGGGGAGCGAGACGGAGCGAAGTCAGCCACGTCGCGCGTGAGAACTACGGTCCGCCGCGCATAA
- a CDS encoding Rrf2 family transcriptional regulator, protein MKLSKKSEYGLRALLELTLFYGKATLQRHQIAERQHIPVEFLEQILLALKRAGLLSSRRGMKGGYALIKPPGEITLGQVIRILDGPLAPIGCVSKTAYQKCADCPYAEHAQCPVQHVMGTVRDAIAGILDHYTLDDFACGHHKG, encoded by the coding sequence ATGAAGCTCTCCAAAAAAAGCGAATACGGACTTCGCGCACTGCTGGAACTCACACTCTTCTACGGCAAGGCGACGCTCCAGCGGCACCAGATCGCAGAGCGCCAGCATATCCCCGTCGAATTCCTTGAGCAGATTCTGCTTGCGCTAAAACGAGCCGGCCTCCTCTCTAGCCGTCGAGGCATGAAGGGTGGCTACGCGCTCATCAAACCTCCGGGAGAAATCACCCTCGGCCAAGTGATTCGCATTTTGGATGGCCCTCTCGCCCCCATCGGATGTGTGAGCAAAACTGCCTATCAAAAATGTGCGGACTGCCCCTATGCCGAGCATGCCCAATGTCCGGTACAGCACGTGATGGGCACCGTGCGTGATGCCATTGCCGGCATCCTGGACCACTACACACTCGACGACTTCGCCTGCGGACATCACAAAGGATAA